The proteins below come from a single Acidovorax sp. NCPPB 4044 genomic window:
- a CDS encoding autotransporter assembly complex protein TamA: MPSLTTAPAHWPALLLLSLVALQGCSLLPGARDKADSDENTPTLTSDAGDAGTGAEAFTLEVRGPDAVRDLLTRHMELQRFRKLPDLQASELSRLLGAAEANARELLATMGYFSPTLTIALKETPGAAAPRSITVDVEPGPRTTVASAEVSFTGPEAESPEFARRKERIQRSWSLQPGQPFTQDAWDGAKADGLRQLQARRYPTARIDTSRAEIDADRSEAQLGVTYAPGPPYRFGALRVQGSERYDPDGARRIARLPTGAEYSEKDLLDAQARLASSGYYDAVFLALDPDVADPQAAPVTAQVRESPLQKVIFGVGISTDSGARLSLDHIHNRMPGLGWRAVSKISIDQKNRLLSTEWTDLPNENGWRWFTGGQLQREETGSYDTDSGRLRGGRTKSAGHIDRSYFLQYDTAKSRGPEAPPSSSAISANYGWTGRYFNNDTSPTRGYGIAAELGVGTTLRPERDPFVRARLRWQSFVPMGRVDMGEGIARNSRLSLRAEGGAVIAREGADIPVTQLFLTGGDTTVRGYGYRKIGARTDNDTLYGGRYLAVGSVEWQRPITVRGNRTDFESAVFVDAGAVADRVGDLDPRVGVGAGLRWRSPVGPLQADIAYGVQAKALRLHLRLGFSF, encoded by the coding sequence ATGCCCAGCCTGACCACAGCGCCGGCCCATTGGCCGGCGTTGCTGCTTCTGAGTCTCGTGGCGCTCCAGGGCTGCAGCTTGCTCCCCGGCGCCCGCGACAAGGCGGACAGCGACGAGAACACCCCCACCCTCACTTCCGATGCCGGCGACGCCGGCACGGGGGCCGAGGCCTTCACGCTCGAAGTGCGCGGCCCCGACGCCGTGCGCGACCTGCTCACGCGCCACATGGAGCTGCAGCGCTTCCGCAAGCTGCCGGACCTGCAGGCCAGCGAACTCTCGCGCCTGCTCGGCGCCGCCGAGGCCAATGCCCGCGAACTGCTCGCCACGATGGGCTATTTCAGCCCCACGCTGACCATCGCGCTCAAGGAGACGCCCGGCGCCGCCGCGCCGCGCTCCATCACGGTGGACGTGGAGCCCGGCCCGAGGACCACGGTGGCGAGCGCCGAGGTTTCCTTCACCGGCCCCGAGGCGGAATCGCCGGAGTTCGCCCGGCGCAAGGAACGCATCCAGCGCTCCTGGTCGCTGCAGCCCGGCCAGCCCTTCACGCAGGACGCCTGGGACGGCGCCAAGGCCGACGGCCTGCGGCAGCTGCAGGCGCGCCGCTATCCCACCGCGCGCATCGACACCAGCCGCGCAGAGATCGACGCCGACCGCAGCGAGGCCCAGCTGGGCGTTACATACGCTCCCGGCCCGCCCTACCGTTTCGGCGCGCTGCGCGTGCAGGGCAGCGAGCGGTACGACCCCGACGGCGCACGCCGCATCGCGCGGCTGCCCACCGGCGCGGAGTATTCCGAGAAAGACCTGCTCGACGCGCAGGCGCGACTGGCCAGCAGCGGCTACTACGACGCGGTGTTCCTCGCGCTCGACCCCGACGTGGCCGACCCGCAGGCCGCGCCCGTCACCGCGCAGGTGCGCGAGTCGCCGCTGCAGAAGGTGATCTTCGGCGTGGGCATCTCCACCGACAGCGGCGCGCGCCTGAGCCTGGACCACATCCACAACCGCATGCCCGGCCTGGGCTGGCGCGCGGTGAGCAAGATCTCCATCGACCAGAAGAACCGCCTGCTGTCCACCGAATGGACCGACCTGCCGAACGAAAACGGCTGGCGCTGGTTCACCGGCGGGCAACTGCAGCGCGAGGAAACCGGCAGCTACGACACCGACAGCGGCCGGCTGCGCGGCGGGCGCACCAAGAGCGCGGGGCACATCGACCGCAGCTACTTCCTGCAGTACGACACCGCCAAGAGCCGGGGTCCCGAGGCGCCGCCGTCGAGCAGCGCCATCAGCGCGAACTACGGCTGGACGGGCCGCTACTTCAACAACGACACCTCGCCCACGCGCGGCTACGGCATCGCCGCCGAACTGGGCGTGGGCACCACGCTGCGGCCCGAGCGCGACCCGTTCGTGCGTGCGCGGCTGCGCTGGCAGTCGTTCGTGCCCATGGGCCGGGTGGACATGGGCGAGGGCATCGCGCGCAACAGCCGGCTCTCGCTGCGGGCCGAAGGCGGCGCGGTGATCGCGCGCGAAGGCGCCGACATCCCCGTCACCCAGCTTTTCCTCACGGGCGGCGACACCACCGTGCGCGGCTACGGCTACCGCAAGATCGGCGCCCGCACCGACAACGACACGCTCTACGGCGGCCGCTACCTGGCCGTGGGCAGCGTGGAGTGGCAGCGCCCGATCACGGTGCGCGGCAACCGCACCGATTTCGAGAGCGCCGTCTTCGTGGATGCCGGCGCCGTGGCCGACCGCGTGGGCGACCTGGACCCGCGCGTGGGCGTGGGTGCGGGCCTGCGCTGGCGCAGCCCCGTCGGCCCCCTGCAGGCCGACATCGCCTATGGCGTCCAGGCCAAGGCGCTGCGGCTGCACCTGCGCCTGGGCTTCAGCTTCTGA
- a CDS encoding translocation/assembly module TamB domain-containing protein has protein sequence MATHQTPNPYAAAAAPRPPARRRRAWRIVLWTLFALVILVLALLGAAWWWSGTGNSLATALAQATRYLPAGQTLETRDVEGSVRAGGRIGWLRWSSPTLTVEVQDARIGWSLPPLLQRELALGEVHAARVIATPRKPAEPQPDEPLQPLEQLVLPLRIDVPLRVDEITWAADNPVTVRNLAGRYRFDGERHRATLDSLELAQGRYTASATLQALAPMALELTADGTVRTPSPGGGADLEATAHAEVRGTLATAAARLDVTGRLQAVAASAAAAAPQAGASAPAPAASAAARRNDGAPRAAASNAPASAPSAAKATPAAEPMQADVQARIAPWAPQPLLQAQAEVRSLDVAALWPQAPKTRLSGRLAANPVPVTAPAAALQPSLPASTASAASSPSAAPSAPPAAQPATGWALSAQLDNALPGPWDRGRLPIESIDARADFDGARWTVPQATARVGGGTVVLEGAFTPATKALQGDLELRGVRPDAVMGTLDATPLAGRARARSDGSAATAAATGAAATEPPPLIRFSADIRAAGSAGRASAPRTPKAGAAGVPLRIDRLAAEGTWQGTVLTLAQLQLDALQAQASARQLRIDTAAQSAQGQLQASVPGATVQADGRIAPRAGAGSLDVRVADAQRVQRWIESVPGLRTALGGAALQGEARLGARWNGGWQSLQGQLQAAGLLARPAGAAATAPGPFDLNAQFTTPRWEVALPPRPGTGAGPATVRLTAVRADIAGSVANATLSLDGEARMDERRLDLRLRGSAGAPAAGQWRAQIDALRLQARDGQQPGPWTVQFAQPLTVTARTAPTLLVETTGGQARVSGPAPGEATLRWEPVRFARTEAGGMQLRTRGQLQGLPMAWAEAFAQGSDALDRIGLQGNLVFDGDWDVDAGDTLRASAGLRRTAGDIRLLTGSAPAATVVRSSGPSAGSTSGTSMGRTQAANATATDTREGPGTPAGVRAAELRLQTEGETVRARLQWDSERAGQVQAEASTRLGREGGGWQWPADAPVAATVRARLPDVGVWSTLAPPGWRVQGTLDADVALSGTRTAPRWSGTLAADQLAVRSLLDGVDLQNGRLRAALRGDRLDITEFRLSGGQGSSARIAGFSGNRTSAPKDGGTLSGTGSVSWAGLGQGDAAAGGSGIAMDFNAEARALQVLVRSDRQVSVSGQVRAQLRQGQLSLRGKLTADRATIILPEAGAPSLGSDVVVRSAAKDRATAEAAQREGARAGRVEAARPPDIALTLNLGDDFALQGHGITTRLTGELEIRGATVAGGPPRVTGEVRTVEGRYRAWGQSLNVETGLARFNGPYDNPALDVLAIRPNISVRAGVQVTGSAKAPRVALYSDPELPDAEKLSWVVLGRSAAAGGAEAALLQQAALALLGGGGGNSGAGNFANRLGLDEIGFRGPNAGSTGEDASGAALTFGKRLSKDLYVTYERSLSGALGTLYIFYDLTQRLTLRGQTGVQSAVDLIYTLRYD, from the coding sequence ATGGCCACGCACCAGACACCCAACCCCTACGCCGCCGCCGCGGCCCCCCGCCCTCCCGCGCGCCGGCGCCGCGCCTGGCGCATCGTGCTCTGGACGCTCTTCGCCCTCGTCATCCTGGTGCTGGCCCTGCTGGGCGCCGCCTGGTGGTGGAGCGGCACCGGCAACTCGCTGGCCACCGCGCTGGCGCAGGCCACCCGCTACCTGCCCGCCGGCCAGACGCTGGAAACCCGCGACGTGGAAGGCTCCGTGCGCGCGGGCGGCCGCATCGGCTGGCTGCGCTGGAGCAGCCCCACGCTGACCGTCGAAGTGCAGGACGCACGCATCGGCTGGAGCCTGCCGCCACTGCTGCAGCGCGAACTCGCGCTCGGCGAAGTCCATGCCGCGCGCGTCATCGCCACGCCGCGCAAGCCTGCCGAGCCGCAGCCCGACGAACCCCTCCAGCCGCTGGAGCAACTGGTGCTGCCGCTGCGCATCGACGTGCCGCTGCGCGTGGACGAGATCACCTGGGCCGCCGACAACCCCGTCACGGTGCGCAACCTCGCGGGGCGCTACCGCTTCGACGGAGAGCGGCACCGCGCCACGCTCGACAGCCTCGAGCTCGCGCAGGGCCGCTACACCGCCAGCGCCACGCTGCAGGCGCTGGCGCCCATGGCGCTGGAGCTGACCGCCGACGGCACCGTGCGCACGCCCTCGCCGGGCGGCGGCGCCGACCTGGAGGCCACCGCCCATGCCGAAGTGCGCGGCACGCTGGCCACGGCCGCCGCGCGGCTGGATGTCACGGGCCGCCTGCAGGCCGTGGCGGCATCGGCCGCGGCAGCGGCGCCGCAAGCCGGTGCCTCGGCGCCGGCACCTGCGGCCTCTGCTGCCGCGCGCCGCAACGACGGCGCACCGCGGGCCGCTGCTTCCAACGCCCCCGCGAGTGCCCCATCGGCAGCCAAGGCGACACCCGCCGCCGAGCCCATGCAGGCCGATGTCCAGGCCCGCATCGCCCCCTGGGCGCCGCAGCCCCTGCTGCAGGCCCAGGCCGAGGTGCGGTCGCTGGACGTGGCCGCGCTCTGGCCCCAGGCCCCCAAGACGCGGCTGAGCGGCCGCCTGGCCGCCAACCCGGTGCCCGTCACGGCGCCGGCCGCCGCACTGCAGCCGTCCCTGCCGGCCTCCACGGCCTCCGCTGCCTCTTCGCCCTCCGCTGCGCCATCAGCTCCGCCCGCGGCGCAGCCCGCCACCGGCTGGGCCCTGTCGGCGCAGCTCGACAACGCGCTGCCCGGCCCCTGGGACCGCGGGCGCCTGCCCATCGAATCCATCGACGCGCGCGCAGATTTCGACGGTGCCCGCTGGACCGTGCCCCAGGCCACCGCGCGCGTGGGCGGCGGCACCGTCGTGCTCGAAGGCGCGTTCACGCCCGCCACGAAGGCGCTGCAGGGCGACCTGGAACTGCGCGGCGTACGCCCCGACGCGGTGATGGGCACGCTGGACGCCACCCCGCTCGCCGGCCGGGCGCGCGCGCGCAGCGACGGCTCGGCAGCCACTGCCGCCGCCACCGGCGCTGCAGCAACGGAGCCCCCGCCCCTCATCCGCTTCTCGGCCGACATCCGCGCGGCCGGCAGCGCGGGCCGGGCGTCCGCCCCCCGCACACCCAAGGCCGGTGCGGCCGGCGTGCCGCTGCGCATCGACCGCCTGGCCGCCGAGGGCACGTGGCAGGGCACGGTGCTCACCCTCGCCCAGCTGCAGCTCGACGCGCTGCAGGCGCAGGCCAGCGCGCGGCAGTTGCGCATCGACACCGCCGCGCAGTCGGCCCAGGGCCAATTGCAGGCCTCGGTGCCCGGCGCCACCGTGCAGGCCGATGGCCGCATCGCGCCGCGCGCGGGCGCCGGCTCGCTCGACGTGCGCGTGGCGGATGCGCAGCGCGTGCAGCGCTGGATCGAATCCGTGCCCGGCCTGCGCACCGCGCTCGGCGGGGCCGCGCTGCAGGGCGAGGCCCGGCTCGGCGCGCGCTGGAACGGCGGCTGGCAATCGCTGCAGGGCCAGTTGCAGGCCGCAGGCCTGCTGGCACGCCCTGCGGGCGCCGCGGCCACCGCGCCGGGGCCGTTCGACCTGAACGCGCAATTCACCACGCCGCGCTGGGAAGTCGCGCTGCCGCCCCGGCCCGGTACCGGCGCTGGCCCGGCCACCGTGCGGCTCACGGCCGTGCGCGCGGACATCGCCGGCTCCGTCGCCAACGCCACCCTGTCGCTCGACGGCGAGGCCCGCATGGACGAGCGCCGGCTGGACCTGCGCCTGCGCGGCTCTGCCGGCGCCCCCGCGGCGGGCCAGTGGCGCGCGCAGATCGACGCGTTGCGGCTGCAGGCGCGCGACGGCCAGCAGCCCGGCCCATGGACCGTGCAGTTCGCGCAGCCGCTCACCGTGACCGCGCGCACCGCGCCCACCCTGCTGGTCGAAACCACGGGCGGGCAGGCGCGCGTTTCCGGCCCCGCCCCGGGCGAGGCCACCCTGCGCTGGGAGCCCGTGCGCTTCGCGCGCACCGAGGCCGGCGGCATGCAGCTGCGCACGCGCGGCCAGCTGCAGGGCCTGCCCATGGCCTGGGCCGAAGCCTTCGCCCAGGGCAGCGACGCGCTGGACCGCATCGGCCTGCAGGGCAACCTGGTCTTCGACGGCGACTGGGACGTGGACGCCGGCGACACGCTGCGCGCCTCCGCCGGCCTGCGCCGCACCGCGGGCGACATCCGCCTGCTGACCGGCAGCGCGCCCGCCGCCACCGTGGTGCGCAGCAGCGGCCCCAGCGCCGGCAGCACCTCCGGCACCAGCATGGGCCGCACGCAGGCCGCCAACGCCACGGCCACCGACACACGCGAAGGCCCCGGCACCCCGGCCGGCGTGCGCGCCGCCGAACTGCGCCTGCAGACCGAGGGCGAGACCGTGCGTGCGCGCCTGCAGTGGGACAGCGAACGCGCGGGCCAGGTGCAGGCCGAGGCCAGCACGCGCCTGGGCCGCGAGGGCGGCGGCTGGCAGTGGCCGGCCGATGCGCCGGTGGCGGCCACCGTGCGCGCGCGGCTGCCGGACGTCGGCGTGTGGTCCACGCTGGCACCGCCGGGATGGCGCGTGCAGGGCACGCTCGACGCCGACGTGGCGCTCTCGGGCACGCGCACCGCGCCGCGCTGGAGCGGCACGCTCGCGGCCGACCAGCTCGCCGTGCGCTCGCTGCTGGACGGCGTCGATCTGCAGAACGGCCGCCTGCGCGCCGCGCTGCGCGGCGACCGGCTCGACATCACCGAATTCCGCCTGAGCGGCGGCCAGGGCAGCAGCGCGCGCATCGCGGGCTTCAGCGGCAACCGCACCTCCGCGCCCAAGGACGGCGGCACCCTCTCGGGCACCGGTTCCGTTTCGTGGGCCGGGCTGGGCCAGGGCGACGCGGCGGCGGGCGGCTCGGGCATCGCCATGGACTTCAATGCCGAGGCGCGCGCCCTGCAGGTGCTGGTGCGCTCCGACCGGCAGGTCAGCGTCTCGGGGCAGGTGCGCGCGCAATTGCGCCAGGGCCAGCTCTCGCTGCGCGGCAAGCTCACTGCCGACCGCGCCACCATCATCCTGCCGGAGGCCGGCGCGCCCAGCCTGGGCAGCGACGTCGTCGTGCGCTCGGCCGCCAAGGACCGGGCCACCGCCGAGGCCGCGCAGCGCGAAGGCGCCCGCGCCGGCCGCGTGGAAGCCGCGCGCCCACCCGACATCGCGCTCACGCTCAACCTCGGCGACGACTTCGCGCTGCAGGGCCACGGCATCACCACGCGCCTCACGGGCGAGCTGGAGATCCGCGGCGCCACCGTGGCCGGCGGCCCGCCGCGCGTGACGGGCGAGGTCCGCACCGTCGAAGGCCGCTACCGCGCTTGGGGCCAGTCGCTCAACGTGGAGACCGGCCTTGCGCGCTTCAACGGCCCCTACGACAACCCCGCGCTCGACGTGCTGGCCATCCGGCCGAACATCAGCGTGCGGGCGGGCGTGCAGGTCACCGGTTCAGCCAAGGCGCCGCGCGTGGCGCTCTACTCCGACCCCGAACTGCCCGACGCCGAAAAGCTCTCCTGGGTGGTGCTGGGCCGCAGCGCCGCGGCCGGCGGCGCCGAAGCCGCCCTGCTGCAGCAGGCGGCGCTCGCCCTGCTGGGCGGGGGCGGCGGCAACAGCGGCGCCGGCAACTTCGCCAACCGCCTGGGCCTCGACGAGATCGGCTTCCGCGGCCCCAACGCCGGCAGCACCGGCGAAGACGCCTCGGGCGCCGCGCTCACCTTCGGCAAGCGGCTCTCCAAGGACCTGTACGTGACCTACGAGCGCAGCCTCTCGGGCGCCCTGGGCACGCTCTACATCTTCTATGACCTCACCCAGCGCCTCACGCTGCGCGGGCAGACGGGCGTGCAGAGCGCGGTGGACCTGATCTACACGCTGCGCTACGACTGA
- a CDS encoding LexA family protein yields MNSIAKIPAPLQLSAEGIRLPMAHASVRAGFPSPAADFGETRIDLMAELVTHPQATFLLRVRGLSMQEAGLGDGDIIVVDRALKPANGDIVVAVIDGDFTVKYLQLRAGHVKLKAANPTYPDITLKDGQIVEVWGVVSACVKQFR; encoded by the coding sequence ATGAACAGCATCGCAAAAATCCCCGCTCCGCTACAGCTCAGCGCGGAGGGGATTCGTCTGCCGATGGCTCACGCCTCTGTGCGTGCCGGCTTTCCGTCTCCCGCAGCCGACTTTGGAGAGACGCGGATTGACCTGATGGCTGAGCTGGTCACCCATCCGCAAGCCACTTTCTTGTTGCGGGTTCGCGGCCTCTCGATGCAGGAAGCAGGTCTTGGTGATGGCGACATCATCGTGGTGGACCGAGCCCTAAAACCCGCAAACGGTGACATCGTAGTAGCCGTGATAGATGGAGATTTCACTGTCAAATATCTTCAGCTTCGCGCAGGCCACGTCAAGCTGAAAGCCGCCAATCCCACCTACCCGGACATCACGCTCAAGGATGGCCAGATCGTTGAGGTCTGGGGCGTGGTATCTGCTTGCGTGAAGCAATTTCGTTGA
- a CDS encoding Y-family DNA polymerase, which translates to MYALVDGNNFYVSCERVFRPSLQDRPVVVLSNNDGCAIARSNEAKALGIAMGAPWFQIRHLEETAGLVALSANFVLYGDMSDRMMSLAAGMGPSQEIYSIDESFVGLHGVGGDLVQRAHAVRARILQWTGIPCGIGIGSTKTLAKLANHVAKTAERKPGSYPADLAQVCNLASLPTQDLEDVLRCTPVTDVWGVGRRIGAQLIEAGVCNVLDLVRLEPATVRRRWSVVLERTVRELQGMPCVQLEDAPEPKKQIACTRSFGSAVTDLGPLVQAVSEFASRAGEKLREQHSLAGQLLVFAHTSPFRPGPRFSRTLVVPLRRPTADTRELVQAAIAGVRRMFRPGYQLSKAGVMLLDLQADTVHQHELELEEGAGRDRARLMHALDAINARYGKGTLHVGATGATDPSRDWGMKQARRTPRYTTHWAEMPIARA; encoded by the coding sequence ATGTACGCCCTCGTCGACGGCAACAACTTTTATGTGAGCTGCGAGCGGGTCTTTCGCCCGAGCCTCCAAGACCGGCCAGTGGTGGTACTGAGCAATAACGATGGGTGCGCAATCGCGCGGTCAAACGAGGCCAAGGCACTAGGCATCGCCATGGGAGCGCCGTGGTTCCAGATTCGACATCTTGAAGAGACTGCCGGACTTGTGGCCCTCTCGGCGAATTTCGTGCTTTATGGAGACATGAGCGACAGGATGATGAGCCTGGCTGCAGGCATGGGACCGTCGCAAGAAATTTACAGCATCGACGAATCGTTCGTGGGCCTCCACGGCGTGGGTGGCGACTTGGTGCAGCGTGCTCACGCAGTTCGTGCGCGCATCCTCCAGTGGACGGGCATACCCTGCGGCATCGGTATTGGCAGTACCAAGACCCTTGCGAAGCTGGCCAATCATGTCGCTAAGACTGCCGAGCGCAAGCCTGGAAGCTATCCGGCAGATCTGGCACAAGTGTGCAACCTTGCCAGCTTGCCCACCCAGGATCTAGAGGACGTGCTGCGCTGCACACCGGTAACCGACGTGTGGGGCGTCGGCCGCCGCATAGGTGCTCAGCTGATCGAAGCAGGTGTATGTAATGTGCTGGACCTTGTCCGGCTGGAGCCGGCCACCGTCCGCCGCCGCTGGAGTGTGGTGTTGGAGCGCACGGTGAGAGAGTTGCAAGGCATGCCATGTGTACAGCTGGAGGATGCCCCCGAACCCAAAAAACAGATCGCATGCACGCGGTCCTTCGGCAGCGCGGTGACAGACTTAGGGCCGCTGGTGCAAGCCGTAAGCGAGTTCGCAAGCCGCGCGGGCGAGAAGCTACGCGAGCAGCACAGCTTGGCCGGCCAACTACTCGTATTTGCCCACACGTCACCCTTCCGGCCCGGCCCACGCTTCAGCCGCACGTTGGTAGTCCCGCTACGTCGGCCCACGGCCGATACTCGCGAACTCGTTCAGGCTGCCATCGCTGGGGTACGGCGGATGTTCCGGCCCGGATACCAACTGAGCAAGGCCGGGGTGATGCTGCTGGACTTGCAAGCCGACACCGTGCACCAGCACGAACTAGAACTGGAGGAGGGAGCAGGACGCGACCGTGCTCGGTTGATGCACGCGCTCGATGCAATCAACGCGCGCTACGGCAAGGGCACCCTACACGTCGGCGCTACGGGCGCAACGGACCCGTCGCGCGATTGGGGCATGAAGCAGGCTCGACGCACGCCCCGGTATACGACGCATTGGGCAGAAATGCCGATTGCCCGGGCATAG
- a CDS encoding DNA adenine methylase: protein MATPIIPWLGGKRRLADIIIPRFPAHKCYVEVFAGGAALYFLRPPAEVEIINDVNGELINLYRVVQRHLEEFVRQFKWALSSRQVFKWAQETKPETLTDIERAARFYYLQHQAFGGKVQGQTWGTATTAPAPTVNLLRLEESLSAAHMRLHGAYIERLDWQECMRRYDRPHTLFYLDPPYWQTEGYGVPFEWSQYEAMAATMRQLKGKAILSINDHPDVRRVFTGLQMETFPITYHVAGGGKGVERTELIIYSWDRDSEPAGLF, encoded by the coding sequence TTGGCAACCCCCATCATCCCCTGGCTGGGCGGCAAGCGCCGTCTGGCCGACATCATCATCCCGCGTTTTCCAGCACACAAATGCTACGTAGAGGTTTTTGCGGGCGGCGCCGCGCTGTACTTCTTGCGGCCACCGGCGGAAGTTGAAATCATCAACGACGTCAACGGCGAGCTGATCAACCTGTACCGTGTCGTGCAGCGCCACCTTGAGGAATTCGTACGTCAGTTCAAGTGGGCGCTGTCCTCGCGGCAGGTGTTCAAGTGGGCGCAGGAAACGAAGCCCGAGACTCTTACCGACATCGAGCGCGCAGCGCGGTTCTACTATCTGCAACATCAGGCGTTCGGCGGCAAGGTGCAGGGACAGACGTGGGGGACCGCGACCACTGCGCCGGCACCCACGGTCAATTTGCTGCGCCTGGAGGAATCGCTCAGCGCAGCTCACATGCGTCTACACGGTGCCTACATCGAGCGGCTCGACTGGCAGGAGTGCATGCGCCGCTATGACCGGCCGCACACGCTGTTTTATTTGGACCCGCCGTACTGGCAGACCGAGGGCTATGGCGTCCCCTTTGAGTGGTCGCAGTACGAGGCCATGGCCGCCACCATGCGTCAACTCAAGGGTAAGGCCATACTCAGCATCAACGACCATCCGGACGTCCGCAGGGTCTTCACAGGCCTGCAGATGGAGACGTTTCCTATTACCTACCACGTAGCTGGCGGCGGCAAGGGAGTAGAGCGGACGGAGTTGATCATCTACAGCTGGGACCGCGATTCCGAGCCCGCTGGCCTGTTCTGA
- a CDS encoding D-Ala-D-Ala carboxypeptidase family metallohydrolase: MQLTTHFTLEELTASTTAARLGLDNTPPAETVVRLQQLADMLQRIREHLCVPMIITSGYRAPAVNKAVGGVSTSDHQAGMAADFIAPSFGKPAQVARSLAPVVSVLGIGQLIYEHIGGKAWVHVSTRIPIKPSNRVITITGKGTQLGVQEGE, from the coding sequence ATGCAACTCACTACCCATTTCACGCTGGAGGAGCTGACAGCCAGCACCACGGCGGCCCGCCTCGGCCTAGACAACACGCCGCCGGCGGAAACCGTTGTTCGGCTGCAGCAGCTGGCGGACATGCTGCAACGCATTCGCGAGCACCTGTGCGTGCCGATGATCATCACCAGTGGCTACCGCGCGCCAGCCGTCAACAAAGCGGTGGGTGGTGTCAGCACCAGCGATCATCAGGCCGGTATGGCGGCGGACTTCATTGCGCCTAGCTTCGGCAAGCCGGCGCAGGTCGCGCGTTCGCTGGCGCCGGTTGTGTCGGTGCTAGGGATTGGTCAGCTGATCTATGAGCACATTGGCGGCAAGGCCTGGGTGCACGTGTCCACGCGCATCCCGATTAAGCCGTCAAACCGCGTGATCACGATCACGGGCAAGGGCACGCAACTGGGCGTGCAGGAGGGCGAGTAG
- a CDS encoding GDSL-type esterase/lipase family protein — MTLALIFALVILLTGCGGGSDGASQAQPPEPVSVDIFADSIARSPGLPVSLVQSLQAARPGWTVQDHSATGLDLDALVVGYREPWPGAPADAFPLGPQPRFADVRRQGRVVVLGLGVNDALEMRTPKRFEADLRQVIQVIQAEGRLPVLTGLVDLPVADLFTLERIERRRQLDAVTRAVAAELGLQHAGWGQDYRGPTDVRDNVHRTQEASDRLALLLVAAIERACP; from the coding sequence ATGACGCTGGCCTTGATCTTCGCCCTGGTCATCCTGCTCACTGGCTGCGGTGGCGGGAGCGACGGCGCGAGCCAGGCGCAGCCCCCCGAGCCGGTCAGCGTGGACATCTTCGCGGACAGCATCGCGCGCTCGCCGGGCTTGCCCGTCTCCCTGGTGCAGTCGCTGCAGGCCGCGCGGCCTGGCTGGACCGTGCAGGACCACTCCGCGACCGGGCTGGATCTTGACGCGCTGGTGGTCGGCTATCGGGAGCCCTGGCCAGGGGCGCCGGCCGATGCGTTTCCACTGGGCCCGCAGCCGCGCTTTGCGGACGTGCGCCGGCAGGGGCGCGTGGTGGTGCTCGGGCTGGGCGTCAACGATGCACTGGAGATGCGCACGCCCAAGCGCTTCGAAGCCGATCTGCGCCAGGTCATCCAGGTGATCCAGGCAGAGGGCCGGCTGCCCGTGCTGACGGGTCTGGTGGACCTGCCCGTGGCGGACTTGTTCACGCTCGAGCGCATCGAGCGCCGCCGGCAGCTCGATGCCGTGACGCGGGCCGTGGCCGCCGAGCTGGGCCTGCAGCATGCAGGGTGGGGCCAGGACTACCGCGGCCCGACCGACGTGCGTGACAACGTTCACCGTACGCAGGAGGCCAGCGACCGCCTTGCGCTGCTGCTTGTCGCCGCGATTGAGAGGGCTTGTCCATGA
- a CDS encoding DUF1799 domain-containing protein — protein MAAQHRRQAKKLIEAARWWAGIRPCDSGAFDVDESIVEAMQAWGAPPEDIEKVRAQLPDPDAQPLDETFAVHADNAPVIEAFTALRTQWTYVTSFTAVPGGGFLPVSHRVGINYAALIAWVQQHARPRRRRALIADLRVMETAVLIADQEKRTEKE, from the coding sequence TTGGCAGCACAACACCGGCGCCAAGCAAAAAAACTGATCGAGGCGGCGCGCTGGTGGGCCGGCATCCGCCCCTGTGATTCGGGGGCGTTCGATGTGGACGAGTCCATCGTCGAAGCAATGCAGGCTTGGGGCGCTCCGCCCGAAGACATCGAGAAAGTCCGCGCGCAATTGCCTGACCCTGATGCGCAGCCATTGGATGAAACCTTTGCGGTGCATGCGGATAACGCGCCAGTCATTGAAGCCTTCACTGCCTTGCGAACGCAGTGGACCTACGTCACATCGTTTACCGCAGTTCCGGGTGGCGGCTTCTTGCCGGTCTCGCACCGTGTGGGCATCAACTATGCCGCATTGATCGCGTGGGTACAGCAGCATGCGCGGCCCCGGCGGCGGCGCGCGTTGATTGCCGACTTGCGCGTCATGGAAACCGCAGTGCTCATCGCGGACCAAGAGAAAAGAACAGAGAAGGAATAG